The sequence GCAAACCGCTGGCCAGCCAGCGTCGCTCGCACTGCAGGCGTGACTGGCTGCGGCGTAGCCCTGGCTGCGTCGGACTCCCTTCATCGACCCAGCGCCCTTGGCTGTCGCCGTAGACCCCTGTGGTGGAGAGGTAGCCCACCCACTGGAGCGGCTGTTGCTGCAGGGCCTCCTTCAGCAGGTTGTAGGCGTCGTCCTCGCCGCTGCCATTGGGCGGCAGGGTGATCAGCACATGGCTGAGGCCTTCAGGCAGCTGGGGGATGGCTCCCTCCCCGGCATTGAAGTGGAGCCACTGCGCTCCCTCCCGAGCTGACCGTGATGTCAGCCAGACCTGGGCCCCCTGCGCCTTTGCCGCAGCGGCAAAGCGCTGGCCGGTGTATCCCCCGCCGATGACCAGCACGCGGGAGGAGGGCTTGACACCATGACTAGTCATGAGTACACCTGTATTACTCGTTGCTGATCGGTGACCGCATCCTGCTTCCCTGCCCCTCTCGCGTCCTCCTTCGTGTCACGGGCTCCTGTGCGTGCGCGCCCCAGGCGGCGACCACAGAGGCTCGGGATCGCCGGTGTCGAGCGTCGCCTGATCGGCCTTTCGGCCCTCGCGGCGATGGTCTTCGCCGCCCTGCTGCTCGCTCCGGATCAGCCCCAGGCTCAGGCGGAGATCTGCCAGCGCCATAACGGGGCTGCGGCCTGTCGGATCTGGTGAATCACGCGGCCTGGAGGTATGGCTGTATGGGGTTGAAGCCGGAGTCCGCAGCGGCGGGGGTGGGACTGCCCTCAGGGCTCGCCCATTGCAGGAGGCGTAGAGCCAGGCGAAGGTCACCGTCGGTCCAGGCACGGATGGCCATGGCTCGTCGAGGGTCGTAGAACCGCTGCTGCCTGTACCACTCGAAGGCGTCGGCGTCGCTTTTGCGGCCATTGCAGGCCAGGCAGGCGGGGACG is a genomic window of Synechococcus sp. A10-1-5-1 containing:
- a CDS encoding HNH endonuclease — protein: MHSRDAVFLEDLCPKLRVRRWRQSLHTYTGKTCIYCGKPSESIDHVFPQSRGGLSVTENCVPACLACNGRKSDADAFEWYRQQRFYDPRRAMAIRAWTDGDLRLALRLLQWASPEGSPTPAAADSGFNPIQPYLQAA